In Rhodamnia argentea isolate NSW1041297 chromosome 4, ASM2092103v1, whole genome shotgun sequence, the following proteins share a genomic window:
- the LOC115741044 gene encoding probable serine/threonine-protein kinase SIS8 isoform X2 — translation MSKMKHLLRKLHIGGGGLPEHHRLGESRPELSPNLAASPGQVPDPAPSPLPSSDSRAMGGTAVESAGDDAGGFNFLEEEFQVQLALAISASSADHVEVREDAEESAQIDAAKRISLGCPAANPAEPNALVEFLSLRYWTYNVVNYDEKVMDGFYDVYGIKSDVVARGKMPLFVDLQALSVYDDVDYEVILVNRMVDFELQQLEEMAVSLSMECQASQCGPFMSGLIQKVADMVANRMGGPVGDADEMVKRWSTRSSELRSSLKTVILPLGLLNVGLSRHRALLFKVLADRLDIPCKLVKGSYYTGTDEGAVNLIKIDAGIGRCGEYIIDLMAAPGTLIPAEVPASCLQCSDIERSPNLLDTRIQTLAVGLNFEVPCHIGHLNTGDTSRLGNSTEEDERILSERNQTEIFENDFGKLLPSLHKSRERPPSVSGEARQSQKVKVKKVSKYVISASKNPEFAQKLHAVLVESGASPPPDLFSDGDGREVGKQNAHERCYLAEGHEGGVLSQHHQDKFFSRHDHHLPSTVVGPVERPSCAGESEMNAMELCEKLVKLDKDAATSGYSLCSEPSGVASEGFVLVNSGISNMIQTSAMISGAQSSSKRQERARASGAHVIYCNGHSETINPALGGDAECDIRWEDLQIGERIGIGSYGEVYRAEWNGTEVAVKKFLDQDFSGEALAQFKCEVEIMLRLRHPNVVLFMGAVTRPPHFSILTEFLPRGSLYRLLHRPTPQLDERRRMRMALDVAKGMNYLHTSHPTIVHRDLKSPNLLVDKNWAVKVCDFGLSRMKHHTFLSSKSTAGTPEWMAPEVLRNEPANEKCDVYSFGVILWELATLSIPWKGLNSMQVVGAVGFQNRRLEIPEEIDPPVAQIIQECWQTEPHLRPSFTQLMYRLRRLQRLVVDRKNSTG, via the exons AGGCCTGCCCGAGCACCACAGGCTGGGCGAGAGCCGGCCCGAGCTGAGCCCTAACTTGGCCGCGAGCCCCGGGCAGGTACCCGATCCGGCGCCGTCGCCGTTGCCGTCGTCGGATTCGCGAGCAATGGGGGGGACCGCGGTCGAATCGGCGGGCGATGATGCGGGCGGCTTCAATTTCCTGGAGGAGGAGTTCCAGGTGCAGTTGGCTCTGGCGATCAGCGCGTCGTCGGCTGATCACGTGGAGGTGCGCGAGGACGCCGAGGAGTCGGCTCAGATCGATGCCGCCAAGCGGATTAGTCTCGGCTGCCCCGCGGCCAACCCGGCAGAGCCCAATGCCCTAGTGGAGTTTCTCTCGCTTCGATATTGG ACATATAATGTGGTCAATTATGATGAAAAGGTGATGGATGGATTTTATGACGTGTATGGCATCAAATCAGACGTAGTTGCACGAGGAAAGATGCCATTATTTGTGGATCTTCAAGCTCTATCTGTTTATGATGATGTTGACTACGAAGTGATATTGGTGAACCGCATGGTTGATTTTGAGCTTCAACAGCTCGAGGAAATGGCAGTTTCTCTATCTATGGAGTGTCAAGCTTCTCAATGTGGTCCTTTTATGAGTGGCCTGATTCAGAAAGTTGCTGATATGGTTGCTAATAGAATGGGCGGTCCAGTTGGCGATGCTGATGAAATGGTGAAGAGGTGGAGCACGAGAAGTTCTGAGCTCCGCAGTTCACTCAAAACTGTTATTTTGCCTCTTGGACTACTCAATGTTGGACTTTCACGGCACAGGGCCTTGCTTTTTAAG GTTCTAGCAGATAGGCTTGATATTCCCTGTAAGCTGGTAAAAGGAAGCTACTACACTGGCACTGATGAAGGAGCCGTGAATCTGATCAAGATTGATGCTGGAATTGGAAG GTGCGGTGAATACATAATCGACTTGATGGCCGCTCCAGGCACTCTCATTCCTGCTGAGGTACCTGCAAGTTGTCTACAGTGTTCCGATATTGAGAGATCGCCTAATTTGCTTGACACTAGAATTCAAACACTGGCAGTGGGCCTGAATTTTGAGGTACCTTGCCACATTGGCCACTTGAATACAGGAGACACATCTCGTCTTGGCAATAGCACAGAAGAGGATGAAAGGATCCTTTCTGAAAGAAATCAAactgaaatatttgaaaatgattttgggAAACTTCTTCCCTCGCTACATAAATCACGGGAACGTCCACCAAGTGTCAGCGGAGAAGCAAGACAATCTCAGAAGGTCAAAGTAAAAAAGGTGTCAAAGTATGTTATCAGTGCATCGAAAAATCCAGAATTCGCTCAGAAGCTCCATGCTGTTTTGGTGGAGAGTGGAGCCTCCCCTCCACCTGATTTATTTTCAGACGGTGATGGTCGTGAAGTTGGCAAACAAAATGCTCATGAAAGATGCTACTTGGCTGAAGGACATGAAGGAGGTGTTTTGTCTCAGCATCATCAGGATAAGTTCTTTTCCCGTCATGATCATCATTTACCTTCAACTGTTGTTGGACCAGTGGAAAGACCTAGCTGTGCTGGTGAATCAGAAATGAATGCCATGGAATTGTGTGAAAAGCTTGTAAAGTTGGATAAGGATGCTGCCACTTCTGGCTACTCTTTATGTTCTGAACCTTCCGGCGTTGCAAGTGAAGGGTTTGTGCTTGTTAATAGTGGAATCAGTAATATGATTCAGACTAGTGCTATGATCTCAG GTGCTCAATCCTCTTCAAAACGGCAAGAAAGAGCCAGAGCCAGCGGCGCACATGTAATATACTGTAATGGTCACAGTGAGACAATTAACCCAGCACTTGGTGGGGATGCAGAATGTGACATTAGATGGGAGGATCTTCAGATAGGTGAACGAATTGGTATTG GATCATATGGGGAGGTCTATCGAGCAGAGTGGAATGGGACT GAAGTTGCTGTAAAGAAGTTTCTGGACCAAGATTTTTCGGGGGAAGCATTGGCTCAATTTAAATGTGAA GTTGAAATCATGTTAAGGTTGCGGCATCCTAACGTCGTCCTTTTCATGGGAGCAGTTACACGGCCTCCTCACTTTTCTATATTGACGGAATTTCTCCCTAG GGGAAGTTTATACCGGTTACTGCATCGTCCCACTCCTCAACTTGATGAAAGGAGGCGAATGCGAATGGCTCTTGATGTG GCGAAAGGGATGAATTACTTGCACACAAGCCACCCAACTATTGTGCATCGAGATCTAAAATCTCCGAATCTCCTCGTCGACAAGAACTGGGCTGTTAAG GTTTGTGATTTTGGCTTGTCACGGATGAAGCACCATACATTTTTGTCTTCAAAGTCCACCGCTGGAACG CCGGAGTGGATGGCACCAGAAGTTCTAAGGAATGAACCAGCCAACGAGAA ATGCGATGTTTATAGCTTTGGAGTGATACTGTGGGAGTTGGCAACCTTGTCTATACCATGGAAGGGGTTGAATTCGATGCAAGTTGTTGGAGCTGTTGGTTTCCAGAACAGGCGTCTTGAAATCCCAGAGGAAATTGACCCCCCTGTTGCACAGATAATACAAGAATGTTGGCAAAC GGAGCCACATTTGCGGCCTTCTTTTACTCAGCTTATGTACCGTCTTAGACGTCTCCAGCGGTTGGTTGTTGACAGAAAGAATTCTACCGGGTAA
- the LOC115741044 gene encoding probable serine/threonine-protein kinase SIS8 isoform X1: MSKMKHLLRKLHIGGGGLPEHHRLGESRPELSPNLAASPGQVPDPAPSPLPSSDSRAMGGTAVESAGDDAGGFNFLEEEFQVQLALAISASSADHVEVREDAEESAQIDAAKRISLGCPAANPAEPNALVEFLSLRYWTYNVVNYDEKVMDGFYDVYGIKSDVVARGKMPLFVDLQALSVYDDVDYEVILVNRMVDFELQQLEEMAVSLSMECQASQCGPFMSGLIQKVADMVANRMGGPVGDADEMVKRWSTRSSELRSSLKTVILPLGLLNVGLSRHRALLFKVLADRLDIPCKLVKGSYYTGTDEGAVNLIKIDAGIGRCGEYIIDLMAAPGTLIPAEVPASCLQCSDIERSPNLLDTRIQTLAVGLNFEVPCHIGHLNTGDTSRLGNSTEEDERILSERNQTEIFENDFGKLLPSLHKSRERPPSVSGEARQSQKVKVKKVSKYVISASKNPEFAQKLHAVLVESGASPPPDLFSDGDGREVGKQNAHERCYLAEGHEGGVLSQHHQDKFFSRHDHHLPSTVVGPVERPSCAGESEMNAMELCEKLVKLDKDAATSGYSLCSEPSGVASEGFVLVNSGISNMIQTSAMISGDSSPSQVDRCTTSGNNYDNAGAQSSSKRQERARASGAHVIYCNGHSETINPALGGDAECDIRWEDLQIGERIGIGSYGEVYRAEWNGTEVAVKKFLDQDFSGEALAQFKCEVEIMLRLRHPNVVLFMGAVTRPPHFSILTEFLPRGSLYRLLHRPTPQLDERRRMRMALDVAKGMNYLHTSHPTIVHRDLKSPNLLVDKNWAVKVCDFGLSRMKHHTFLSSKSTAGTPEWMAPEVLRNEPANEKCDVYSFGVILWELATLSIPWKGLNSMQVVGAVGFQNRRLEIPEEIDPPVAQIIQECWQTEPHLRPSFTQLMYRLRRLQRLVVDRKNSTG, from the exons AGGCCTGCCCGAGCACCACAGGCTGGGCGAGAGCCGGCCCGAGCTGAGCCCTAACTTGGCCGCGAGCCCCGGGCAGGTACCCGATCCGGCGCCGTCGCCGTTGCCGTCGTCGGATTCGCGAGCAATGGGGGGGACCGCGGTCGAATCGGCGGGCGATGATGCGGGCGGCTTCAATTTCCTGGAGGAGGAGTTCCAGGTGCAGTTGGCTCTGGCGATCAGCGCGTCGTCGGCTGATCACGTGGAGGTGCGCGAGGACGCCGAGGAGTCGGCTCAGATCGATGCCGCCAAGCGGATTAGTCTCGGCTGCCCCGCGGCCAACCCGGCAGAGCCCAATGCCCTAGTGGAGTTTCTCTCGCTTCGATATTGG ACATATAATGTGGTCAATTATGATGAAAAGGTGATGGATGGATTTTATGACGTGTATGGCATCAAATCAGACGTAGTTGCACGAGGAAAGATGCCATTATTTGTGGATCTTCAAGCTCTATCTGTTTATGATGATGTTGACTACGAAGTGATATTGGTGAACCGCATGGTTGATTTTGAGCTTCAACAGCTCGAGGAAATGGCAGTTTCTCTATCTATGGAGTGTCAAGCTTCTCAATGTGGTCCTTTTATGAGTGGCCTGATTCAGAAAGTTGCTGATATGGTTGCTAATAGAATGGGCGGTCCAGTTGGCGATGCTGATGAAATGGTGAAGAGGTGGAGCACGAGAAGTTCTGAGCTCCGCAGTTCACTCAAAACTGTTATTTTGCCTCTTGGACTACTCAATGTTGGACTTTCACGGCACAGGGCCTTGCTTTTTAAG GTTCTAGCAGATAGGCTTGATATTCCCTGTAAGCTGGTAAAAGGAAGCTACTACACTGGCACTGATGAAGGAGCCGTGAATCTGATCAAGATTGATGCTGGAATTGGAAG GTGCGGTGAATACATAATCGACTTGATGGCCGCTCCAGGCACTCTCATTCCTGCTGAGGTACCTGCAAGTTGTCTACAGTGTTCCGATATTGAGAGATCGCCTAATTTGCTTGACACTAGAATTCAAACACTGGCAGTGGGCCTGAATTTTGAGGTACCTTGCCACATTGGCCACTTGAATACAGGAGACACATCTCGTCTTGGCAATAGCACAGAAGAGGATGAAAGGATCCTTTCTGAAAGAAATCAAactgaaatatttgaaaatgattttgggAAACTTCTTCCCTCGCTACATAAATCACGGGAACGTCCACCAAGTGTCAGCGGAGAAGCAAGACAATCTCAGAAGGTCAAAGTAAAAAAGGTGTCAAAGTATGTTATCAGTGCATCGAAAAATCCAGAATTCGCTCAGAAGCTCCATGCTGTTTTGGTGGAGAGTGGAGCCTCCCCTCCACCTGATTTATTTTCAGACGGTGATGGTCGTGAAGTTGGCAAACAAAATGCTCATGAAAGATGCTACTTGGCTGAAGGACATGAAGGAGGTGTTTTGTCTCAGCATCATCAGGATAAGTTCTTTTCCCGTCATGATCATCATTTACCTTCAACTGTTGTTGGACCAGTGGAAAGACCTAGCTGTGCTGGTGAATCAGAAATGAATGCCATGGAATTGTGTGAAAAGCTTGTAAAGTTGGATAAGGATGCTGCCACTTCTGGCTACTCTTTATGTTCTGAACCTTCCGGCGTTGCAAGTGAAGGGTTTGTGCTTGTTAATAGTGGAATCAGTAATATGATTCAGACTAGTGCTATGATCTCAG GTGATTCTTCTCCAAGTCAAGTTGACCGGTGCACAACAAGTGGTAATAACTATGACAATGCAGGTGCTCAATCCTCTTCAAAACGGCAAGAAAGAGCCAGAGCCAGCGGCGCACATGTAATATACTGTAATGGTCACAGTGAGACAATTAACCCAGCACTTGGTGGGGATGCAGAATGTGACATTAGATGGGAGGATCTTCAGATAGGTGAACGAATTGGTATTG GATCATATGGGGAGGTCTATCGAGCAGAGTGGAATGGGACT GAAGTTGCTGTAAAGAAGTTTCTGGACCAAGATTTTTCGGGGGAAGCATTGGCTCAATTTAAATGTGAA GTTGAAATCATGTTAAGGTTGCGGCATCCTAACGTCGTCCTTTTCATGGGAGCAGTTACACGGCCTCCTCACTTTTCTATATTGACGGAATTTCTCCCTAG GGGAAGTTTATACCGGTTACTGCATCGTCCCACTCCTCAACTTGATGAAAGGAGGCGAATGCGAATGGCTCTTGATGTG GCGAAAGGGATGAATTACTTGCACACAAGCCACCCAACTATTGTGCATCGAGATCTAAAATCTCCGAATCTCCTCGTCGACAAGAACTGGGCTGTTAAG GTTTGTGATTTTGGCTTGTCACGGATGAAGCACCATACATTTTTGTCTTCAAAGTCCACCGCTGGAACG CCGGAGTGGATGGCACCAGAAGTTCTAAGGAATGAACCAGCCAACGAGAA ATGCGATGTTTATAGCTTTGGAGTGATACTGTGGGAGTTGGCAACCTTGTCTATACCATGGAAGGGGTTGAATTCGATGCAAGTTGTTGGAGCTGTTGGTTTCCAGAACAGGCGTCTTGAAATCCCAGAGGAAATTGACCCCCCTGTTGCACAGATAATACAAGAATGTTGGCAAAC GGAGCCACATTTGCGGCCTTCTTTTACTCAGCTTATGTACCGTCTTAGACGTCTCCAGCGGTTGGTTGTTGACAGAAAGAATTCTACCGGGTAA